The stretch of DNA TCATCATTAGGCACAGCTTCCGTTAATGCTGCATTTCTCGCCATTGTTGCTATGTATTCTCCACGCTCGCTACTCCAGGTGTTGAGATCTCCCGCCAAAATAACAGGGCCTTTGTGTTCGCTTATCGCCGCAGCAACGACGTTGAGTTGAGCACGGTACTCTTCAAGTCCTAACGTAAAATTGATACTGTGTATATTAGCGACCAACAACTGGCTGTTATCTGACAACAGATAATAGGATACCAATAAAGATTTCGGATATTGGATTAATGGTTCTGAGTATCTAAAGGCGCAGGTACTTAAGGGATAGTCTTGCGACAAATTCATCACCCCCACAGGCTCACCACCGAATATAAATGCCTTTGCCAACACCCAACCCTGTTTTTGCTCGTTAATTAGTGCCTTTAGATCATCTGTTAGCGTTGCCTCTTGCAGCAATAGCAAGTCAGTCCGGTCTGCCAGCTGTTTTAGTACATTTTGCCAGCCCTCATTCTGCTGCTTATAGATATTCCAGATTGCAATATCTAGATAGCCATGTCTATCAAGCGGTACATTCGGGCTATGTGTGACACATTGCACTGCATTAACACCATCAGTGTCATTTGCTAACAATGTATCTTTAAGCGGAATTACTGTACTTTGGTAAATATAGAGGCCAATCAATGTCACTAACAACAGTGAAAATAAAATGAGCTTACGAAGAATTCTAAACATGATGAGTTATTCTGCTTCTTACTTAGATTTACGGTAATGTTTTCATTATAATAGCTTTTACTCATGTGTGGCATAAACATTAGTCGCTTAACTCACTAGCGCACCTTTAATGACTGTTCCAGTGCTCTTCTCGATCTCCTAAGGCTTATATTATCAAAGAAAACATGTACCACTTTTATCAACTACTCACCCTCGCTGGCGTATTTATTTACTGGTTAGTGATTGCTGGTATCAGCGTGCGAGTCGTTGTTAAAAGGCGGGCAATTGGCGTCTCATTGGCGTGGTTGATGATAATCTATATCGTGCCGTTAGGGGGAGCATTTGCCTACCTCTTGTTTGGCGAGCTCAACTTAGGGAAAAAACGTGCAGAACGCGCACA from Shewanella sp. Choline-02u-19 encodes:
- a CDS encoding endonuclease/exonuclease/phosphatase family protein, whose protein sequence is MFRILRKLILFSLLLVTLIGLYIYQSTVIPLKDTLLANDTDGVNAVQCVTHSPNVPLDRHGYLDIAIWNIYKQQNEGWQNVLKQLADRTDLLLLQEATLTDDLKALINEQKQGWVLAKAFIFGGEPVGVMNLSQDYPLSTCAFRYSEPLIQYPKSLLVSYYLLSDNSQLLVANIHSINFTLGLEEYRAQLNVVAAAISEHKGPVILAGDLNTWSSERGEYIATMARNAALTEAVPNDDSRTTIFGQSLDHIFYRDLQLVKTESIVTDSSDHHPLKAYFRLLKKIP